The sequence TTGAAGTCGCTGGCGTTTCTGGAGAAGTTGAAAAACAAGCGACTCAACGGGTGAGACAGCGATATGGGCAAAGACAAAGCTAACGACCTGATGGACAAGATCGTCTCGCTGTGCAAGCGGCGAGGCTACGTATACCAGTCATCCGAAATCTACGGCGGCCTGGGGTCCTGCTGGGACTACGGCCCGCTGGGTGCCGAACTCAAGCGCAATCTCAAGAATTTCTGGTGGGATGCGATGACGAACCGCCGCGACGATATCGAGGGCCTCGATGCCGCGATTCTGATGCATCCCCGCGTCTGGCACACCTCCGGACACGTCGACGAGTTCACCGATCCGCTGGTTGACTGCAAGACGTGCAAGGGCCGGTTTCGAGCCGACAAGCTGTCCGAAAGCCACTGCCTGCTGAAACCGTCAAAAACCCCGCTCGAGTGCGGCGGCGAGTTGACCGAGGCGCGCAGTTTTAACCTGATGTTCAGAACCTTCATGGGACCGCTCGAGGATGATTCGGCTACCATCTACATCCGGCCTGAAACCGCCCAGGGGATTTACGTCAACTTCCTCAACGTCAAGAACTCCTCGCGCCAGAAGATACCCTTCGGCATCGCCCAGATGGGCAAGGCCTTCCGCAATGAGATCACGCCCGGTAATTTTATCTTCCGCACCCGCGAGTTCGAACAGATGGAGATGCAGTTCTTCGTCCATCCGAGCGAGGACAAGAAGTGGTTTGATTTCTGGAGACAGGAGCGCTGGCGCTGGTACGAAGAACTCGGCATCGACCCCGGCAAGCTCCGGTGGCACTGCCACGAGGAGAAGGAACTGGCCCATTACGCGAAGGAAGCATACGATATCGAGTACGAGTATCCCTTCGGCTGGCAGGAACTGGAAGGCATCCACAACCGCACGGATTTTGACCTGAGCCGCCACATGGAGGCTTCCGGCAAGGACCTGCGCTACTTCGACGAGCGCTACGACCAGAAATTCATCCCCTACATTATCGAGACCTCCGCCGGGTGCGATAGGACCCTGCTGACACTCCTGGTCGACGGTTACGATGAAATGGAGATCAAGGGAGAGAAGCGGGTATTCCTTCGGCTCTCGCCTCGAATAGCCCCCATCAAGGCGGCCGTATTCCCGCTGGTCAAGAAAGAGGGTATGCCGGAATTCGCTACCGCGGTCTACCAGGAGCTCAAGAAGCGGTTCAAGGTATTCTACGATGAGTCCGGCGCCGTGGGGCGGCGGTATGCCCGGATGGACGAGGCCGGATGTCCTTTCTGCGTCACCATCGACGGCCAGACCCTGCAAGATGAAACCATGACCCTGCGTGACCGCGATACCATGGAGCAAGTCCGTATGAAGATCCCCGAAGTTATCCGCTTTCTCGAGCAGAAAATCAACGGGCAGGACCCGGACCCCCGGCCGTAAACCTGCCGGACATACGCCTGCTCTTGCCGTGAGCCCCTTTACTCGTTGATGATAGTCGGCAACCGGCCCGGCCGGCCTGCATCAGGCCCGCCGGACGCGTAGTAATCGTCAAGTTCTCTTAGCGCTTACAGGCACCAGATGTGTTCTTCGAGGGCACGGGCGATATCGTCGAGCGAGGGGTACATTACGGATGAATCGTCGCGGGGCTTACTGCGCTTGTCTCGGAGCGCGTGGCCGTCGATAATGACGGTGGGAGACTTGACTGCCTGCTCAGTTTCTACGATGTGGGCGAGTATTCCTCGTTCCCGGACAAACTGACGTACGAAATCTCTGGTTTTGGTCTGACGCGGGTCCTTCCGTGAATAGACCAGACCAATCTCCATAGTATCCTCCCTATTTCCTATACTATAATGCCAAGATCGGCTCGTCAACAAGAATCTCTATCTATGGAACGAATCAGGCGGCGTGAAAGTGTCACGTCAGTCTCATTTTGTCGAAAAATCGGTCAGGAAAATCGATCCGGACTGCGACAAGCATTCGTCCGCAGGCGATGGGCGGTCTGGTCCGCCCGCGCTGTCACCTGCCGGTGCCGGATGGCGAGCCGGACATCCGGGCGAGAGTCTGCGCATAGAGGCTGTTGGCGTAATCGGCCTTGTAGGGATTGAGGATGGTCGCCCGTTCGTAATATTTCTGGGCCCGGTACAAAAGCAGGCGGTCCTGCCTGGTCAGAGCCAGGCGCTGCAGGAAGTGGCCGCACTCGAGTTGGAGGCTGAAGTCGGTGGGAAAGCGCTCGGCAAGTTCGGTCAGCAGTTGCAGCACGTGATCGTATTGCTGTTTGCGCTGCATCAACCGCGAGTACAGGATGCCGGCGGCCTTTGAGGAATTAACCATCATCGGTACAGAATCCAAGGCCGCCAGGGCGCTGTCGATCTGGTCCCGCTGGAAGTAGTTGGCGGCTCGCTCATAGGGAGACTCCGCGTACGCATTCGCCCTGACGTTGGGGAACGTTTTGCTGACGTTATACAGTTCGACCAGATAATCCCGGATCCAGTAAGAGGCCACCGGTTTCAGGCCGGCCAGAGCCGGGAAGTCAACCACGGCGGCCCGCCAGTTGGACAAGTCTGCAGCTACGTGAGTGATCGGAAAGCTGTCGAACAGGCCGCTGTCGGACCGGGTCGCCCCGAAGAAATGAATAACCGACTGGTGCTCCGTCTGAAATGTCAGTGTCGGCGCGTATGGCCCGGCCACGACGGCCCCGGGGCCCAGAATCTGGCCCATATCACTATTGGCTTCAGCCACCGAGAAGTGATGATCGAGGAAGTGCTTGCGGCGGACCCTGAAACCGTTCACCAGAGCAGACGTCCCGACCAGAAGCGTTGCGAGCATAATCACTGTAGCCCGGCTGAAAAGGCGCGGCCTGCTGCGGATGACCTGTCTCGTGGCCAGGGCCAGGCCGAGGCCCGCCGCCAGCGAGAGCCACACGATCAGCCTGCGCGGAGCGCTGACGTCGTTGAAGAACCAGGCGTTCATCACCGTATGGAAGGTCAACATCCAGAAGAGCAGGACGGCCAGCCAGCCGCCTGTTTTTCGCCATCCGGCGGCGCCTAAAGGCTGCGAACGCATCGACCAGTCGAGGGTCGTAAAACAGAATACGATCACGGCCGGCACAAAAAACAGACTATAGCGCAGGGGTGAATAGTTCAGCGGCATCAAACTGATCCAGCCCGAGAGAATCCAGAAAAGCGAGTACACCATCGTCGGCGGCAGGTTCTCAATACGGGATTTGCGGCCCTTTCCGCGGAAAACGAAGAAGAGGCCACCGGCCACCAGAAAGAGCAGCAGGTCCGGATTGAGATAGTACAGATGGTTGTCAAAACCAAACGAAACCAGGTGCTCGGCAAACGCCCAGGGGGATTTCAGGCCGTCAGGAAATCCGTGCAGGCCGAAAGATTCGCGGGTGAAGAACTGCACCGCTTGAGAAGCGTGTCCCCCGTAAAGCAGAAGGATCGAGGCGGCACCGGCGGCGATAAACCCGATCAACGTCGCCGCTATGTGTTTCCATGGTTCCGGGCGTCGCAAGGCCAGGATTGACAGAACGACCGTCGGCACCAGCAGGGCGCCAAACAGCTTGCCCGTGACGGCAGCCAGAGCCGCCACGGCCCCGGCGGCTGCAGCCCCGGAGATCCGGTCGCCCCACCGCGTCCAGATGAGAAAGGCCAGGCCCGCCCAGAAAATCAGCCCGTTTTCCAGGTAGGGGAGCCGGCCGTAGGTCAGAAGCGTCACGTTGATGAGGTAACACAGGGCCACGGCAGCCGTCACCCACGGGCGGTGATATTTCACCAGCGCCAGCAGGACCAGGAACATCCCGGCTATGCTCAGCAGCACGCCGACCGTGTTGGCCTCCCTGAGCGTAACATCCGTCAACCGAAGCCACAGGCACGAAACGAGTGACACGAGCGATTTCTGAAACACGATCCAGCGCGGGTCGTTCAGCGGGTCGAACTCACCGAAGAGAATCCTGTTGCGTGCGTGCAGGCTGTACATGTAGGGGTCGGTGGAAAGAGACTGGCCGATCCCCGAAAAGTACATGGGCGGGTCTGACGTCAGGTCCGACTGCCAGAAAGCGAATCCGGCTACGATTACCAACGCCGTCAGCACAAACGCCCATTCGCCGACTGATTTTACCTTGAGCACCATAACGGTCCGACGGTTTTATCCCTGCTATCGGCAGAGACTACACGCGGCTTGAGAAAAGCGGCACCTGGCGCGATATCCCGAGCGCGAAACGGCAACGGGCGCCGCCGCTCGAAACGCCATCTGCTCATGGTGAGATGTCAGTGGTAAAATGCGGTGCGCGCTGCCCGAAGATACCGCGCTACCGGACAACTATGGGGTATTCCCCCGGAGGTTCGACTGCACCGACGACTTTTTCCGGCAACCCGTTTTTGGCCAGGGCCTGACTGAATTCGTCCGCGCGGTCCGAGGGAATGGCGATGAACAGACCACCGGAAGTCTGGGGATCAAAAAGCACCGCCGCAAGGCGCTTGTCCAGCGAGTCGGCCACGTGCGCCTTCCCCGTCATGTATTCTCGGTTGTCGCCCGCCCCGGCCGGTATCATCTGCCGCTCCACCAGTTCCCGCACTCGAGGCAGGAGAGGCAGGCTTTCCGCGAAGATGCGGATGGTAACTCCGGAAGCGGCGGCCATCTCGTAAGCGTGGCCGAGCAGGCCGTAGCCCGTGATATCGGTCGCGGCGTGCACGTCGTGAGCCAGCATGAGATCAGCCGCGGTTTTGTTCAGTGCCGCCATCTGCGTAATGACGGTCTCGATAAGCTCTTCGTCGACAGCATTGCGTTTGATACCTGTCGTAATCAAACCGGTACCGAGCGGTTTGGTCAGGAACAGCTTGTCGCCCGGTCTGGCGCCGGCGTTGGAGACGACCCTTCGCGGATCGACCAGCCCGGTGATCGCCACCCCGTACTTCAGTTCGCTGTCCTTGATGGAATGGCCGCCCACCACCACGGCGCCGGACTCCTCGATTTTTTCGCTGCCTCCCTTCAGGATTTCCGTAAAAACGCTGGTCGGCATTGATCCCAGGGGAAAGCCGATGATATTGAGCGCCGTTAACGGTCGACCGCCCATGGCGAAGACGTCCGAGAGCGCGTTGGCGGCTGCGATCTGCCCGAAGTAGTACGGGTCGTCGACGATCGGCGGAAAGAAATCGACGGTCTGGACCAGGGCCAGGTTCTCGGCAATGATAAACACGCCGGCGTCATCGGCCTTGTTGAACCCTATCAGCAGGTTTGGGTTATCGGCCTGCGGCAGGTCTTTGAGCGCTTCGGCCAGGAACCCCGGCCCGAGCTTGGACGCTCAACCAGCGCAACTGACTTCGGCGGTAAGCTTTATAGCTATCTCACGGCGTTTGTCAACCATTGGACAAAGCTAACATGCCGGGCCGGTGATTTCAACCCTGAAGTGCGCCTCGGCGTTGTCCTGTGCAAATAAGGTACAGGCTATGCCGCTGCATACCCCTACAAATCCGCGCCATACTTCCGAAAATAGTACATTAGCAGCTTATTCCGGAGGTTTGCGGTCGGACCCGGTCGGTCGGCCGCTCGTCGGGGGCCGCTGCAGTTGCCCGGTGGGCAGGGCGTTCGGTTGCCGGACCGCCCGGTTCTCGCCGGAGGATCCATGCGGCTACGGCTCGGACGAGAGTTGAGCAGCGCTTGGGAGATACGGGAAGCACATGAAGAACGATACGACAACAATGCGACTCGACCAGATCCTTATCTCTGAGGGGCTGGTCACACAGGAGCAGGTAGCCGAGGCGCTGGAGCATCAGAAACAGAACGGCGGAAAGCTGGGTTCTCTTCTGCTTCGCTTCGGACACGTCGACGAATCCGGACTGCTCAAAGCCCTCGAGAGGCAATTTGGATGCGACAGTGTGCGGCTCTCTGAAATCGAGATTCCGGATATGGTGCTCAAGTTCATACCTTCGCGGGTGGCTCGGGCGCGCAACGTCATTCCGTTCGACTACAATCCTGAAACGAACGAGTTGAAAATAGCGTGCGAGAACCCCGGCGACGAGCACCTCGTCGACGAACTGGGATTTGTCGCCCGCGGCAAAACCGTCAGACTATACGTCGCGGCGGAGATGTCCATTCAGGCGGCCATTGGACGCTGCTATTCGAGCCCCCCCGAGCAGCTTCTGACACAGCGTATCTCGACTCCGGACAGTGCCGGCCACAGCGAAGTTGCAGCCGGGACGCCAGCGGGCGGCCGTAAGTCGCCTTCGGCCAAAGGGGCCGTGCTGCTCGTGACCGACGACCTCAAGGCGGACGATCCCGTCAGGAAAGGGCTGGAGCAGGAGAACTTCGACGTCGCCATCTCGGATTCCGCAAATGAAGCCATCGGAATGATCGGGGGGCGCAGTTTCCACACCGTCTTTGTTCGGGATTCCGTGTCGGGTAACTACATGGACCTGATCGATCGGGTCAGAAAGATCTCCCCGAGCACGCGCGTCCGGTATTACGGATCGGCCGGCGAGCTGTTGCTGGACGAGACAGTGACCTCCGAACAGGCCGACCTGACGGTGATGAATTTCGACCTGCTGACGACCCTGCTGGCCTCGAGGGAGAAGCTGCGGTCGAACCACAGCGGCCGCGTGGGCCAGTACGTCGATCGCCTGTGCCGTCGGCTCGAACTTCCCGCCAGAGACCGTCTCGCCATCGTAACGGCGGCATATCTTCACGACCTGGCCCGCTACTACTATGGAAACTCCGACGAGCCGAACTACGAGCGAACGCTGGTAACGTTGTCCGCCGGCAGTCTCGAGTCATTCAATTACTCGCCTCTGGTGACCGGGATATTGCGGTGCATGTACAAGGACCTGGAAGGCAAGTACACGAAGCGGCTGCCCATAGAGGCGCTCGGCGGCAATATCGTGACGGTGGCCGACATCTTCTGCGAGGGCATTCCATACAACGAGAAGGTCTCGCTGGACAGATTTGACCGGATAAAACAGACGTTTCACGACCTGGTCGGAAAGCTCTTCATGGCCGAGGTCGTTGAGGCGTTTCTCAACATGGTGCAGGAGGACATGCTCGCCGTGCAGGAGTCCCGGAGATTCAACCAGGTGATGATTCTCTATGAGGACAGCGAGGCGATGGTCCTGGTTGAACAGCGCCTCAGACGGCACGGCTTTCGGACCGTGGTGGTGCAGTCGATTGACGAGTTTGTGGACCTTTACGGGCGCAGCCGACCCGACATCCAGGTCCTGATCAAACACGGCAGCACGTGGCTGGTTTCGGATTTCGTCGGTGTGCTCGTCTCCCGGGGCGTGGCCATCGACTCGGTGGCGACCTTTCTGTTGGTGGATCACCCCGTCGCGACGGAATTGACGTCCATGGTTGAGAAGGGGATTGAGGATGTCATCCCGATGGATGACAATCTGGATCTCCTGATCGCCAAGATGAAGAAGATCGGGAGTCGCCTGGAGCTGGCATCGTCCCAGCCGCTGCTGACACTGCAGGACCACGGCACGCGCGGATCGCTCGAGGACATGAATCTGATTGACCTTCTCCAGGCGCTGGGCCCGAGCAGGAAGACGGTCAGGCTGGCGGTTTCCTCGGAGGACCGGGAACTGGTGATATTCCTGAACCGGGGCGACATCGTGCACGCGGCCTGCAACGACAAGGTGGGTCCCGAGGCGGTCTACGAGGCGATTGTATGGGGCACCGGCAGTTGGGCGGTTGAGCCTGTCGACGCGGACGACCTGCCGGAACAGAACAATCACTCGTCCAACGAGGCGATTCTCATGGAAGGATGTCGGCTTCTCGATGAACGGGAACGGGCCGCCAGATCCGGCGCAGCCAGCCCGACATAGCCGGTGTCACTCTTCAGTCACGCGCCCGACGAAGCAGGTAAACCATCTTTTTTCGCTGGCGTCTGCGGACGTCCTGCGGGATGTCATCGTAATACTCGCCTACAGCCAGAGCCGCCTGGCGCGCTTCGTCCTTGAGGCGCAACTTCTCCAGGCAACGGCAGATGTGATAATCGCACTCGATGAGGTTGTAGCAGTTGCCGGGGAGGACGGCCAGCCGCTGACGCAACGTGCGATACACCTGCAACGCCTGATCGTAACGCTCGCTGAGAAACCAGGCCGACGCCAGGGGCCACAGAAACGACTTTCCTTCAGGATAACTCGCGGCCAGCTCTCCGGCAGCCGCGATCACGGAGTCATACTCCTTCGCGTCCAGCCACACCCAGGCCAGGGCGCTGCGCGCGCCTTCGCGGGAGATCAGCGAGGAATCGGCCGCGAGACGAAGTTCGCTGATCCCCCGGACCTTCTCGTTCTTGAGCAGGCGCAGGAAGCCCAGCAATCCCGCCCGCGCGGATTTCCAGTAGTGGTACGATCCCAGGCCGAGGTATAGATCGTAAAGAGAACTGTCGGCTCTCAGGCCCTCCGTGTAATCGGCGCGGGCGTCGACACCGAGCTTAACGGCCGTGATGAACGACCCGAATCGTGCCTCCCACAGGGATCGGTACGCTTTGGCATGTCCCCTGAAGAGGCAGAACCAGGCCTGTGTCCGGCCGGAACAGGTGTCGATCTGGCGTTCGACCTTGCGCTCGACCGAATCGATCAGCGACCGGAACGATTCCGGGTACAGGTTCTCCTCCCGGTCGGCCATTTCACCCATCAGAGCCGCGGCCTTGAACAAGTACCCGGCGGGGTCGTCGGGATAGACTTCAATGTAACCGTCATACAGGGCCTGAACGCCCTCAAAACGATCGTTGAACAGCAGCACCTGCCCGGTGTTGAAGATGTTTGCTTTGAGGCTGTCAAGGTACGGTCCGGCGGGGGCGTCCAGAGGCAGCAGGGGCAGGAGCGCCAGCATAAGACCCGCGAAGAATCCGGCACGTCGCTTCATGCCGGTAGTGTATCAGGTCGGGGAAGTCCGGGCAACAGCAAATGCGCTATATGACCGCAGAGCCGGGCACGAATTCGAGAAGCTCGACGTCTCGTGAAGTGGTCGCAGTGATGATGACGGCGTTGCCAACCTGATGGTACACCAGGCGGCAGCCACGGCAGTTGTGATCGTAGAAGGTGATAGCGCCGATGGTTCTCGGGTTGGCCTTGAGCTCCTCGGGAATCTCGAACGAGTCGGCGGTGGCCACGAACACTGAAACGCAGCACGTGCCGTTGTGGTACACCAGGTGCGCCACCTCGGATCCCATCAGGTCCTCCGTGTGACCACCGGTCAGGTGGAAATCGTTCACCACCCGGTCGACACTGTAGCTGACATCAGTGTACACGCGCATCACCGACTGGGTGACGGCGACGGAATCCACATCGGTGCTCGGGTTGCTGAAAATGCTCCGGTGAGCCTTCTCCAGCGGGATCAGCATGGCCTCATGACGGCGAGCGCCGGAGAAGAACATGTACGCGGCGATCACCAGCACCAGGGACGCCGCCGTGGCCAGGGCCCACGACAGCCGCATGAACGGCGGTTGATGGCGGGCGGGGACTGCTCTCTCGCGGTCGATGCCGTCCAACTGGCTGAGCACTTTGGACTTGAGAACAGTAAGCCTGCTTAGGGAGTAGTCCGACTTGAGTCTCTCGTTGATAAGCGACTGCACGGACTCTTCCAGCCGGTAGATGTCGGTGCAGTGATGGCACTCCCTGAGGTGCTCCTGCACCCGTCGGACGTCGATTTCAGAGGCTTCCTTATCAATTATTTCATAGAGCAGTGCTAAGGCTTCCTGGCAGTTCATCTCGCAGTGTCCTTGATGTACCCATTCTTGACGGCATAATCAAACAGTTGCTTCTGCAGGAGTTTCCGGCCCCGGTGTAGCCTCGATTTTACGGTGCCGATCTGGATATCAGCAATGTTGGCGATCTCCTGGTACGAGAAGCCCTCAAGAAAGGACAGAACCACCACCAGTCGGAAATCGTCCGGCAGCTCTTCTATAGCTTTCTTGACGTCATCATCGAAGACTTTGGCAAAAAGCTCCTGCTCCGGGTTCTTATCGGGTCCAAGCTGGGCCAGCTGGCCGTAAAGGTAATTGTCATCGATATCATCCACATCCACCGAGACCGGCGCTCGTGATTTCGACCGGTAGTCATTGATGAAGATATTGGTCATGATCTTAAACAACCATGCCCGGCAGTTCGACCCTGGCTCAAACTTGTCCCAGTTTCGGTACGCCTTGACGATGGTTTCCTGCACCAGGTCTTCGGCGTCACTCTGGTTCCTGGTCATGCGCAACCCAGTGCGGTAAAGGGCGTCCATGTGAGGCAGCGCCTCGTTCTCGAACACCTTCCGCTGGGCCAACTGCGTCGCTGTGCTACCGGGCATGCGTGGACTCCCTGCTTGTTTCCGGCGGCTCAGCTTGACCAGAGACCACTATTGAGTAAAACAAGTCGGTCACCGACTAAGTTCCCTCTAAGCACATAAACATCAACGAAATAGATAACGTTTAATCAAAGGCGGTGCGGGCAAAGCCGATCATTCTTGGCCAGTTTCCCTCCCCATGATCTCAGAATAACCACTGCTCGCGAATTCCACAAGGATTTTCGCCGGCTCATGGTCCCGGACACGTCTGATCGGCGGGTTTTTCCACGTCCTGGCCACAGAATGCAGCGGCCCGGCTTGCCGGACGTTTCCCGGTCGGGAGGTGCAATCGCGAACCGACCGGCCTCCAAAAGCGTTATACACACTAAATGGACCGGTATTATCTGATCTACGATGACTCCTGCCCGATCTGCCGGTCAGCC comes from Acidobacteriota bacterium and encodes:
- a CDS encoding sigma-70 family RNA polymerase sigma factor: MPGSTATQLAQRKVFENEALPHMDALYRTGLRMTRNQSDAEDLVQETIVKAYRNWDKFEPGSNCRAWLFKIMTNIFINDYRSKSRAPVSVDVDDIDDNYLYGQLAQLGPDKNPEQELFAKVFDDDVKKAIEELPDDFRLVVVLSFLEGFSYQEIANIADIQIGTVKSRLHRGRKLLQKQLFDYAVKNGYIKDTAR
- a CDS encoding DUF4388 domain-containing protein, which gives rise to MKNDTTTMRLDQILISEGLVTQEQVAEALEHQKQNGGKLGSLLLRFGHVDESGLLKALERQFGCDSVRLSEIEIPDMVLKFIPSRVARARNVIPFDYNPETNELKIACENPGDEHLVDELGFVARGKTVRLYVAAEMSIQAAIGRCYSSPPEQLLTQRISTPDSAGHSEVAAGTPAGGRKSPSAKGAVLLVTDDLKADDPVRKGLEQENFDVAISDSANEAIGMIGGRSFHTVFVRDSVSGNYMDLIDRVRKISPSTRVRYYGSAGELLLDETVTSEQADLTVMNFDLLTTLLASREKLRSNHSGRVGQYVDRLCRRLELPARDRLAIVTAAYLHDLARYYYGNSDEPNYERTLVTLSAGSLESFNYSPLVTGILRCMYKDLEGKYTKRLPIEALGGNIVTVADIFCEGIPYNEKVSLDRFDRIKQTFHDLVGKLFMAEVVEAFLNMVQEDMLAVQESRRFNQVMILYEDSEAMVLVEQRLRRHGFRTVVVQSIDEFVDLYGRSRPDIQVLIKHGSTWLVSDFVGVLVSRGVAIDSVATFLLVDHPVATELTSMVEKGIEDVIPMDDNLDLLIAKMKKIGSRLELASSQPLLTLQDHGTRGSLEDMNLIDLLQALGPSRKTVRLAVSSEDRELVIFLNRGDIVHAACNDKVGPEAVYEAIVWGTGSWAVEPVDADDLPEQNNHSSNEAILMEGCRLLDERERAARSGAASPT
- a CDS encoding zf-HC2 domain-containing protein produces the protein MNCQEALALLYEIIDKEASEIDVRRVQEHLRECHHCTDIYRLEESVQSLINERLKSDYSLSRLTVLKSKVLSQLDGIDRERAVPARHQPPFMRLSWALATAASLVLVIAAYMFFSGARRHEAMLIPLEKAHRSIFSNPSTDVDSVAVTQSVMRVYTDVSYSVDRVVNDFHLTGGHTEDLMGSEVAHLVYHNGTCCVSVFVATADSFEIPEELKANPRTIGAITFYDHNCRGCRLVYHQVGNAVIITATTSRDVELLEFVPGSAVI
- a CDS encoding glycine--tRNA ligase, translated to MGKDKANDLMDKIVSLCKRRGYVYQSSEIYGGLGSCWDYGPLGAELKRNLKNFWWDAMTNRRDDIEGLDAAILMHPRVWHTSGHVDEFTDPLVDCKTCKGRFRADKLSESHCLLKPSKTPLECGGELTEARSFNLMFRTFMGPLEDDSATIYIRPETAQGIYVNFLNVKNSSRQKIPFGIAQMGKAFRNEITPGNFIFRTREFEQMEMQFFVHPSEDKKWFDFWRQERWRWYEELGIDPGKLRWHCHEEKELAHYAKEAYDIEYEYPFGWQELEGIHNRTDFDLSRHMEASGKDLRYFDERYDQKFIPYIIETSAGCDRTLLTLLVDGYDEMEIKGEKRVFLRLSPRIAPIKAAVFPLVKKEGMPEFATAVYQELKKRFKVFYDESGAVGRRYARMDEAGCPFCVTIDGQTLQDETMTLRDRDTMEQVRMKIPEVIRFLEQKINGQDPDPRP
- a CDS encoding tetratricopeptide repeat protein encodes the protein MVLKVKSVGEWAFVLTALVIVAGFAFWQSDLTSDPPMYFSGIGQSLSTDPYMYSLHARNRILFGEFDPLNDPRWIVFQKSLVSLVSCLWLRLTDVTLREANTVGVLLSIAGMFLVLLALVKYHRPWVTAAVALCYLINVTLLTYGRLPYLENGLIFWAGLAFLIWTRWGDRISGAAAAGAVAALAAVTGKLFGALLVPTVVLSILALRRPEPWKHIAATLIGFIAAGAASILLLYGGHASQAVQFFTRESFGLHGFPDGLKSPWAFAEHLVSFGFDNHLYYLNPDLLLFLVAGGLFFVFRGKGRKSRIENLPPTMVYSLFWILSGWISLMPLNYSPLRYSLFFVPAVIVFCFTTLDWSMRSQPLGAAGWRKTGGWLAVLLFWMLTFHTVMNAWFFNDVSAPRRLIVWLSLAAGLGLALATRQVIRSRPRLFSRATVIMLATLLVGTSALVNGFRVRRKHFLDHHFSVAEANSDMGQILGPGAVVAGPYAPTLTFQTEHQSVIHFFGATRSDSGLFDSFPITHVAADLSNWRAAVVDFPALAGLKPVASYWIRDYLVELYNVSKTFPNVRANAYAESPYERAANYFQRDQIDSALAALDSVPMMVNSSKAAGILYSRLMQRKQQYDHVLQLLTELAERFPTDFSLQLECGHFLQRLALTRQDRLLLYRAQKYYERATILNPYKADYANSLYAQTLARMSGSPSGTGR